The Vitis riparia cultivar Riparia Gloire de Montpellier isolate 1030 chromosome 10, EGFV_Vit.rip_1.0, whole genome shotgun sequence genome includes a region encoding these proteins:
- the LOC117923929 gene encoding protein GID8 homolog, which produces MSLFCIVIRELEEIVSMASSKKVITREEWERKLNDVKIRKEDMNKLVMNFLVTEGYVDAAEKFRMESGTEPDIDLATITDRMAVKKAVQCGNVEDAIEKVNDLNPEILDTNPQLFFHLQQQRLIELIRNGKVDEALEFAQEELAPRGEENQSFLEELEKTVALLAFEDFSNCPVGELLDISQRLKTASEVNAAILTSQSHEKDPKLPSLLKMLIWAQNQLDDKAAYPRINDLSTARLEDPAV; this is translated from the exons ATGTCATTATTCTGTATTGTTATTCGTGAGCTTGAAGAGATTGTATCCATG GCTTCATCAAAGAAAGTGATCACGAGAGAGGAGTGGGAGAGAAAGCTCAATGATGTAAAGATTAGGAAAGAAGATATGAACAAACTAGTGATGAATTTTCTTGTCACTGAGGGTTATGTTGATGCTGCAGAAAAGTTCCGAATGGAATCTGGAACAGAAC CAGACATAGATCTTGCAACAATAACAGATCGCATGGCTGTTAAGAAGGCAGTACAGTGTGGGAATGTTGAGGATGCAATTGAGAAAGTAAATGATTTGAATCCTGAG ATATTAGATACAAATCCCCAACTATTTTTCCATCTCCAACAGCAAAGGTTGATAGAACTGATTCGGAATGGAAAAGTAGATGAGGCTCTGGAGTTTGCTCAGGAGGAGCTCGCACCAAGGGGAGAAGAAAAT CAAAGCTTTTTAGAAGAGTTGGAAAAGACTGTTGCGCTGTTGGCATTTGAAGATTTCTCTAACTGCCCTGTTGGTGAACTCCTGGACATATCACAACGCCTGAAGACAGCAAGCGAGGTGAATGCAGCCATCCTTACAAGCCAGAGTCATGAAAAGG ATCCAAAACTTCCCAGTTTGTTAAAGATGCTGATTTGGGCCCAGAACCAACTTGATGACAAAGCTGCTTATCCTCGCATAAATGATTTGTCTACTGCCAGGCTCGAAGATCCTGCTGTGTGA